CGGGCGGCCCCAGCGGAACCTCGATCCCTCCCTCATCGGCCAACCGGGTGATGGTCGCCCGATCCAGCGTCCAAAGCGGGTAGCTCGTGCTCTCCAGGTCGTGTCCCGCCTGCAGAACGCCCAGCTTGTGACTTCCCGGAATGAACATGAGGGGACCGTTGGCCGCGGTCACTTCGTCCAGGAAGACCGCGATGTTCATGGCGCGGGCCTCCGGCATGTGGTCGTCCCGTTTCCAGGTCCCGTAGTCCTGATGCCATTGCCAGACCTCGCCGTCGAAGGCGGCCTTGGCGTTGACCTTGTATTGGTGCATGTACACCGGACCGCCCAGGATCTGCATGACCGGCTCGATGAGCCGGGGATGGGCTCCCAGGAAGCGGAACGGCTCGCTGTAGGTGTGGGCGGCAAAGGCCGTCCGGGCGGCGCCGCTGCTCTCCCGCCAGACTTCGGGCCGGTCCAGCTTGTAGATTCGCCGCGCCTCCTTCCGCAACGGCGCCACCTCCTCCACCTTGAACCGGCCGGGCAGAAAGAGGAACCCGTTCTTGCGAAAGGCCTCCAACTGTCGACGGGTGAGTCTCATCGGAGTGAAATCTACCATAGATCCGGGGGAAGCGGCGCGGCCCGCCGCGGGCAGGGGAGGCGGGACTTGGCAGGTGCCGGCAACGGACCCGGCCATCCCGCCGTCACCACGGCCTGAGCACAGGAGGAGTCATCTCCAAGCATCCCATCAGCGGCAATGTCCAGGGCATCCGGGCCTCTCAACGGCGGATGCTCGAGCGGACCTACCGCCGCCGCGTCCCCCCACAACAGGCCGTGACCCCCGAGCTGGCGCGGCATCTCACCACCGCCTCCCACGACCTGGGCCGGGAAGTCGGGGTCCTGATCGGCCGCGACGGCATCGTGCGCAACGTGATCGTCGGCAACGCCCGGGGACTCATGCTGCCCGACATCGGCCGTCTCCGCGGCGGGACCGGGCGATTTCGCGGTCTGCGGCTGCTCCACACGCGCCTCCGCGGTTCGGCCCTCAACCGCGACGACCTGAACGACCTGGTGCTGCTTCGCCTCGATCTGGTCGCCGTCATCGAGGTATTGGACGGGGGATGGCCGGGAAGGCTGGAAGCCGCCTACCTCGATCCCGCGTCCCTGGCCGGCAGCGGGAACGGGGATGTGCCGGCCGAACCCTTCCTGAGAATCCGATCCCGTTCGGTGCATGACCTGGAACTGGATTTCCAGGCCACGATCCAGGCGCTGGAGCGGGAGTTCGCCCGCCTGGCCCGGAGGACCCGGGGACCGAAAGGCGCCGAGCGGGTCATGGTCGTCGGCCTCCGGCCCGAGGACGCCCATTTCGCCGAGACTTTGGAACTGGTCCGCTCCGCCGGCGTCACCATCGCTGGACGCATGCGCCAACGGCGGCCCAGAATTCATCCGCGCACCGTATTGGGCAAGGGCAAGTTGGAGGAGTTGGTCCTGGAGAGCATGCGCTCGAACGCCACGGCGGCCGTCTTCGACATCGATCTGAAACCGGCGCAGGCACGGGCGTTCGAAGACCTGACCGGCCTCAAGGCAGTGGACCGCACCCAACTGATCCTGGACATCTTCGCCCAGCGAGCCCGCAGCGCCGACGGCAAGCTCCAGGTCGAACTGGCCCAACTGAAGTACTCCCTGCCCCGGCTGACCGAGAAGGACGAGGGCTTGTCCCGTCTCACGGGAGGCATCGGGGGCCGCGGACCGGGGGAAACGGTCATGGAGATCGGCCGGCGGCGGATTCGCACCCGAATCCGGCGGTTGGAGAAGCGGGTCGAACATCTTTCACGCCAGCGCGAACTCCGGCGCAGGCGCCGCCGCCGGCAGGGGCTTCCCGTGCTCTCCATCATCGGCTACACCAACGCCGGCAAGAGCACCCTCCTGAACGCCTTGACCAACAGCGTCGTGGCGGCGCACGACCAGCTCTTCATGACCCTGGACCCCACCAGCCGTCGCCTGCGTTTTCCCCGGGAGGGGGAAGTGCTCATCACCGACACGGTGGGATTCATCGCCGAGCTGCCTCCGGACCTGATCTCCGCCTTCCGGGCGACGCTGGAAGAGCTTGCCGACGCCAACCTGCTGCTTCACGTCATCGACGCCGCGGACCCGGAGTTGGACGACAAGATCCGGGCCGTGGAGATGCTGCTGGTCGATCTGGATCTGAACCGGATCCCATCGGTGAAGGTATTGAACAAGATGGATCTGTTGTCCCCGGAACAGGTGAGCGCCCTCTGCGGCCGGATCGGCGGGCTGGCAGTGAGCGCAACCCGGCGGGAGGGACTGGCGGAATTGGTGAAAACCGCCGAGGACCGGCTGTCCCGGCCTGAAGCTCCACGGTGGAATACCAGCTACACAACGCCGATTTAGCCGCCAGCCGTCAGCGCAACGGATTCTCGTACCAGACCACGTTGTTGCTGAGCCTGCCGGCAACCAGCAGATCGAGATCGCCGTCCCCATCCATATCCACGGCGCGAATGTCGTAGGACTCCTGATCCCGATCCAGAACATGGACCCGGAACCGGCCCGAACCGTCGTTCTCGTACCAGGCGGCCATCTTGGCTCCGAAAGCGCAGGTCGCCGCATCCACGTCGCCGTCCTGATCCAGATCGGCCACGGTCAGGGCATGCGGTTCCCGGATCTCGGGATGGATCTCATTGATCTTCCAATGGGGGGCCTCGAACCAGATCACACCTTGGGCATGCCCCCGGGAGGCCACGAAATCGACCCGGCCGTCTCCGTTGACGTCGGCCGGATGGATATTGGTGGCTCCTGGCTGGAGGCCTCCCAACCGGTGCCGCTTCCAGGCCGCTTCGGGGTTTTTCGGCGCCTCCCACCAGGCGAACCAGTTCCCCAGGCCCGTCGTGTCGGCCGGACCTCCCTTGGCGGCCGAGGCGGCGTCAGGACGTCCGTCCCCATTCACGTCTCCGAATCCCAGGTAGTGACTGAGTCCCGGCGCGTCCCGGTGGGCGAAGACGAAGCGGTGCCAGAACTCGGCCTTCTTCGGATTCTCCGGAACCCGGTACCAGACCAGGGATTCGGGAAAGGGACCCTTGGGCCGGGCGCTGGTGGCCAGCAGGTCCAGGCGTCCGTCCTGGTCCACGTCGCCGGTCAGAAGCCCATGAATGCCGTTGACCTGATCGTCCACGAGCCGTTCCTTCCAGGCCTGGGATTCAGGATTCTCCGGTTGCTCCAGCCAAGTGATCAGCCCCGGCTGGTAGCGGGCGCCGATCCAGTCCAGGTCGCCGTCGCCATCCACGTCCAGGACCTCGCTGTGGATGAAGTCCCTCTCCTCCTCCGGTCCCAGCGGGATTTCCTTCCAATCGGGAGCCACCAGCAGGCGGGTCCGGCCCTCGCTGTTGGTGATGACGTCGGGCAATCCGTCCCCCGTGAAGTCTCCGCCCACGGCGGTGAGCGCCGAGGCGCCGGAATAGACCTGGTGCTTGCGCCACTTTCCTCTTGCGCCGGAGGTTCCCGAAACCGGATCCACAGACAGGGTGAGCGCCGCCATGGCCGCAACCGCCGGCAGGAATCGAAGGCAACGGAGTCTCGATGTCTCCGTCGAAAAAGGATGGTCTGGTTGGATCGATTGCATCATTCCTCCTGCGAGAACGGGAACCGCCGAACGCCTGGACCGGAAGGATTCGCCAATGGAGCCGGCTGAAGACTTTCCCGGACAAGAGTCAGTCTATGCGGAGGATCGAGAGGGGTTCAACCGCGACCCGTGCCGCCGCGATGAGAGGTTATACTCTCTGGCCATGCGCTGGGGCATGGCCTGGGCCCTGATCCTGCTCCTGATGTGTCCGGCTCTGAGGGCCTTGGACGGAAGACTTCTCTTCCCCGACGGGACCCCGGTGGCAGGAGCCCAGGTCACGATCCTGGAACATCCCGGTCAGAGCCGAACCGACCAGCAGGGTAGATTCCGCTGGTCACCCGACCCTCCCGTGCCCTTCGAAGTCCGGGCGGAACTCCCAGGCGGACACGACACCTTGCACGCCGTCGTCCGGGAGACCGTCTCTGAAGGGACTCTGGAGTTGGTCGTCCGGCCGCTCTTCCGAGAGGACCTGACGGTGACGGCCGGCAATCCGGCGCGTACCGGGACGACGCCTGCCAGCGCCTTGGAGTTGGTGACCCACGAGGAATTGGCTCAGACCCGGCCCTCCCGGCTGATCGAAGCCATCGAACGAATCCCCGGCGTGGCTCGGGTCTCAGCGGGTCACGCCGCGGTGCCCTCCATTCGAGGTTTGGCACGGGGACGAACGTTGATTCTTCTGGACGGCGCCACAGTCATCTCGGAAAGGAGAGTCGGTCCCAGCGCGACTTTTCTGGATCCCTTCTTCCTGGACCGGATCGAAGTCGTTCGCGGCCCTGGATCCGTGGCCTATGGATCCGACGCCTTCGGAGGTGTGATTCACGCCCAGACTCGAAAACCGCGCCCCGAATCGACGTATGGCGGCCGATTCATGGGAAGCCTCGGCTACGGAATGCCCGAGCAGAGCGCGGGTGTGGAACTGAGCCGCAGCCTGGAATCGGGTTCCGTATTCTTTTTGGGGAGCATGCGGAATTACGGCGACTACCGGAGTTCCGGAGTCACCGTGGACAATTCAGCCGCGCGCAACCGTTCGTTCCTCGCGGGCACCCGACTGCGCGTCGCGGGAGGAGAACTCTCCCTTGGATGGCAGACCGACCGCGGCCACGATCTGGGCCGGCCCACTTTGCGCTCGCCCCACATGCGGACCTTCTACCCGGAAGAGAACTCCGACCGAATGCACCTCGCGTTCGATTCGAAGCCCATCGGCGGCTTCGACCAGGTCCGGATCGAAGGATCGATGGGCCGATACGCCCTCATCACCGATCGGGAACGCCTCCCTGCACCAAACCGGCGACGCCAACTGCAGAGGTCCCGGGTCGCCGCCCGCCACCTCGATTTCCGCGTGCAAGCCATCTCCCCGCTTAAGTGGATCCGGTTGGAGTTGGGGTTTGACGTCAACGGCCGTTTCGGACTCCACTCCGAGAACACGACCCGCAGCTTCGACGCCGGGAACCGAACCACCGGAACCCTTGCGGCCGCATCCATCGAGGATGCGAGGCGCATCGACCTGGCGCCATTCCTCTCCGCGGAGTTGCCGGTCAACTCCTATCTGTCCCTCTGGGCAGGCGGCCGATGGGATCAGGTGTCCAGCTCGAGCCGCGGGTCGTTGGGAAACTTCGACAGGATCAACCGGGCGTTCTCCGGCTTCTTCGCGGTCGTCGCGCGGCCGCTGCCCCCGCTTCAGCTCACGGCTCAGCACTCCCGGGGCTTCCGGGAACCGACACTTTCGGACCGCTATTTCCAGGGGATCAGCGGCCGCGGCCTGATTCACGGCAACCCCAACCTGGTGCCGGAAACCAGCCGGCAGTGGGACGTTTCGGCCCGTTGGTCCGGAAGCGACTGGCGTTGGGACCTGTTCCTCTACCGGTACCAGATCCGCCAGTTGGTGGAGCGTTTCGAAGCGGAACCTCAACACTTCTACTTCCGCAATCGCGGATCGGCCCTGTTGACCGGAGTGGAGGTGGAATTACATCGTCACATCGGCGAGGGGATGTCGCTGGGAGTCGGGGGAAACGCGTCCGCCGGCCGGACCCGAGAGGATGGGAGTCCCCTCGACGACGTCCCGGCCCCTTCAATTGCCCTGATCATTGGAAAAACGCTCGGTTCCCGGAGCCACCTGTGGCTCCAGGGCCGCACCTTTGCCCAAGACTCCAGATCCGGCCCCACGGAAGCTCCGACCCCGGGTTTCGCCACCCTGGATCTCTCCTGGAGTTGGCTGTTGGATTCCCAGACCCAACTCCGTTTCATGGTAAGAAACCTCACCGACAAGGACTACCCGGCCAGCCCCGACCGCTGGTCCGTTCCGGCCCCCGGCCGCAGTCTTCTCATAAGTCTAATGTATAATCTCAGTGATTAATCCTTAAATATTTATAAATAATAGACAAGGAGGGTCCACAATGGCTGTCGACTCGATGCATCTTCGAGAAATGGAGCCGGAGGACGGATCGGAAGTGGCCGAACTCATCTACGCCTCCATCAACGCCTGGTACGGCCTTCGAGGCTTGGGCCAGCCCTTTCAGGGGTCGCCCAAGGTCACGGAGATCTTTCATGAAGTCTACTCGGCGACGGGATCCAGCCGCTGCGTCGTGGCGGAGAACGCCCGCACCGGGCGTCTCATGGGTTCCTGCTTCTACCACCCCAGGAAGACCCACGTGGGACTCGGCATCATGACCGTCCATCCCAACTATTTCGGTTTCGGCGCCGGCAGCCGGCTCCTGGAATACATCTGCCGCTTCACCGACGGGAACGGGTACAAGGCCCTGCGCCTCACCCAGAGCGCTCTCAACCTGGATTCCTTCTCGCTCTACAACCGGTACGGTTTCGTCCCCCGCCAGGCCTACCAGGACATGATCCTCCAGGTGCCCGAGTCCGGCCTGGATCACGAAGTGCCTGGGCTCGACCGTATCCGGGACGCGACGTTGGACGACGTCCCGGCCATGGCGGCCCTGGAAATGGAGGTGAGCGGCGTGAGCCGGGAGGAGGACTACGGCCTGTGCATCCGAAACGACCTGGGATTCTGGTCGGTTTCGGTCTGCGAGGGGTCCGGCGGGAACATCGAAGGGTTCCTGGCTTCGTCGTCTCACTCCGCCTTCAACATGCTCGGGCCGGGCGTGATCCGGACGGAACGGCAAGCGGCGGCCCTGATCCACACGGAACTGGACCGGCACCGGGGGCGGACGCCGGTCTTTCTGGTCCCCGTGGACCGTTACGGACTGGTCCGGCAAATGTACGATTGGGGCGCCCGCAACTGCGAGCTCCATTTCTGCCAGGTCCGGGGCCGATTCCAGCCCTATCAAGGCATCAACATGCCGACATTCGTGCTGGAAACCGCTTAAGTCGACCTCGCCCCGGCGCGGCGCCGATTCACAAAGACCAGGACCAGGCAACCCAGCAGACACAGCCCCGACAAGGAAGCTCCCAGAATGATCGACGCCGGACGATAGACGAACTGCACCTCGTGCTCGCCGGCCGGGAGGAATACGGCCCGCAGCGCCCCGTGCGCGCGGTAGAGCCGGGCCGGTTCACCATCGACGGTCGCCTTCCATCCGGGGAAGTGGGCATCTCCGAAAACCAGGTACGCGGCGCACGGCATTCGCGCTCGCGCCCGGACTTCATGGAGGGTCGTCTCCAGGAATCTGATTACGCCCTCCTGTCCACATCCTTCGGGCCGGGGTAAGAGATCTTCCCCGTCAGATGCGATGGATTCCGTGTCGTGAACCGTCCATGCCCGAGGGGACGCGTCCGGGTTGAGAAAGACCTTCCACCCCGTCGAACTTCTGAAGACTTCGACTTGCGACTCCCGGACCCGATCCCTGGAAACCGTGTACACCGTGTTGAGCATGAGCCGCCGCCGTTCCCAGTCTCCCCGGAAGAAGTCCAGAACGCCGCGGCTGACCGAGGCCAGGTAGCCGTCCACCATCTCCAGACCCTCCCAACCGCCGATGTTCGGTTTTCTTCCCTCGGTCTCGATGTGGAACCGGAAGGGCTTGGGCCTCGACTTGAGATACTCGGCGACCTCGCCGAACTCCGCCAACTTGTCGAGATGCCCGGGGCGGGCGGGATCGTTTCGATGGGACAGTGACGTCGAATGCGCCACTCCCATCTCGAACAACATCAGAGCCACGATTGCGAAACGCGCGGCCGGCGCCGAGATCGAACCGCGCCGCACGGCATGCAGCAGGGCCGCCAAGCCAAACGCCGCCATGGCGGCAATCACCACCTGGTCGCCCGAGTGACGAGTCATCTTGCCGTCGAGATACCGGTAGAGGGTCAAAAGCCATGCCGACGCGCCAAACCCCACCAGAGCCCGTTGGATGGCCGGCAACCAGCGCCCGCCCGGATGAGAATTCCGGTCGCGAAGCAGTCGATCCACTCCGATCGCCGCCAGGACGAAGACCGCAAACTGGAAAACGAACACGGCATGCGCCGGCGCCCGGGCCTTGTCAAGCAGCGGCACGGCAGCGTACACCCAACCGTGCAGGATCGAAAACGGCCCCAGGGAATACGCCAGCGCGGCGAGCGCAATGCAGGAATAGACGCGGACCCAGCGCTCCCTCCAGCAGGCGCCGACGGCGTAGATGGCCAACGAGAGGCACACGAGCCCGACGAAGGTGCTGACCTGGAAATGAGCGTGCGGAACCAGCATGCCCAGCAGTGTGACCGCGTACAGGCGCAGGCCGGACTGCGCGTAGTACGGCACATCCTGGCCCATGGTCAAGGGGCGCTCGGCGCCGACCCAGCGGTAGGATTCGGCGCCGTATTCGATGGCCGGCAACAGTTGCAGCGCCGCCGCCGCGAACGCCGTCCCCGCGATCACGACGTACAGTCCCGTGAAACCTGCCGCCTCGCGGTACGACCGGCGCAGACGCTCGAACAGGAAATAGAAGAACACCCCGGTAAGAGCCAGCAGGGCATACATGGGGTTCTGGTGATGGCCGCTCAGCAGGGCCATGCCGATGGCCCCGCCACAGAACACGGCGTTGGTCCACCGGCCCGAAGGATCCCGGGCCCGCTCCATCCGATGAAACAGCAGAAAGATCAGTGGGATCCAGATGGCGCCGTTGACCTTCTGCGGCCAATTGGTAGCGGCGAGATACCCGCCGCACCCGAACGCCAACGCAGCCAGAACCGCCGCGTACCGGCTTCTTCCCAGCTCGCGCACCAGGCCGTACATGAAGAGCGCCGCCAACCCGTGCATCAGCACGAAGTGCCAGTGGACCCAACGGAGCTGGATCCGGCCATCCTTGAGCGGCGCCAGGAACAACGGCCAGTTGAGCGGAAATGCGCCGCCGGGTTGCATCTGTCCCAACAACGACTGGCCCGCCCAGTGGTAGGGGTCCCACATGGGGAAGATCCCCTCGTGCCAGGCCTTGGCCTGCACCTGGTACCAGGGCAGGACCTGGTACGCCAGGTCCGGATTGTCGGCGAAGGTGAATTGCTGACTGAGGCTGAGCCTCCAGAAGAAAAGAACGACCAGAATGAGGATGACGGCCAGTGGGAATCGATCGAATAAGTCCGGCTTCATGGCTCAAATGCCGGCGTCCCGGCCGGCGGCAGCACTCATGTTCCCAGCAAATCAAGCCGGCTTCGAAGACGCAAGCCATGACGAAGTTCGGGATTCTCCCGATCGTCTACTCGCACCGGCCTTCTTCGCCCACTCATGCGTATCAAATGAGGATCGAGACTTCTTGCTCCTGGAACGACTTGCTATCTTGAATACGGTTCCGATCGCTGGTGTTCATGGGCGACCAGATCGAGATTGCCGAGCCATGCCGGGCAAGCTGAGCGTCATCATTCCCGTCTACAACGAACGCGGCACGCTGGAGGAAGTGTTGAGCCGGGTCGCCCAGGCGCCCATGGAAAAGGAGGTGATCGTCGTGGACGACGGCTCCGACGACGGGACCCGGGAGATCCTCGAACGCCTCTCGATGAATGCCGGCCGTTCGGATCGACTCCGGATCGTCTTCCACGATTGGAATCAGGGCAAGGGTGCGGCGGTGCGCACCGGAATCGCTCAAGCCACGGGCGATTGGATCCTGATTCAGGACGCCGACCTGGAATACGATCCTCGGGATTATCCGATGCTTCTGGCGCCACTCCAGGACGGACGTGCCGACGTGGTCTACGGCAGCCGCTTCCTGGATGGCGCCCATCGGACCCGGTACTTTCAGCACTACCTGGCCAACCGCTTCCTGACCTTCGTCTCGAACCTGATGACCAACCAGAAGCTGTCGGACATGGAAACCGGCTACAAGGTCTTTCGCCGTGAGGTCCTGGACGGCATCCGTCTCCGGTCGAACCGCTTCGAGATCGAACCCGAGATCACGGTCAAGTTGACCCGCCAGGGATACCGAATCCACGAGATTCCCATCTCCTACAACAGCCGCTCCTACCGGGAAGGAAAGAAAATCACCTGGGTGGACGGAGTCAAGGCATTGTGGGCCCTGTTTCGCTACCGGTTCTTCTCGTAGGGGCAGGAGGGGGGATTGTCAGGCCCCTATTCCCCCTCGGCGACTGGGAAGTGTAGAGGGGGACTCCGTCCCCCTAACCCCCCTTCGGCGGTAGGAAAACCGCCGCTCCTTACTTGCGGCGGGTCCAGGTTTCGAAGTTCCAGAGCTCCGAATCCCAGGCGTTCAACCGCACACCCTCGATTTCGTTGGAATGGGCCGAAACGTACCCGCGGTGAATCAACGGGATGATCGAGTAGCTCTGCACCAGCATGTCGTTCAGGGCAATCGTGAGCTCGTCGCGCCGTTCCTGGTCGACGGTGCGCCGGAGTTCGGCGTGGACACGGTCATATTCGTCAGACTGGAAGCGCTGGACGTTTCCGCCGCGGAACGAGTTGGATGCCCCGGCGATCTCAGACGTGACCCAGGCGCCCAGATAGCCTTCCGGGTCCACAAAGGAGGAGCCGTTGGTATACATCTGAACGTCGGCGTAGAACTTGCCCACCGTGTCGGGGCTTTCCGGATCTCCACCGAAGAACACCGAAGCGACGACGTCCTTCAATTCGGTCTCGACGCCGATCTCCGCCCACCAGCCCTTGATGTACTCCTGGGTGGTCTGACGCACGGCATTGGTCGATGTCTGGAACAGGATCCTGAGCGGAACCCCGTTGCGCTCCCGCACGCCGTCTCCGTCCGAGTCGACGATTCCGGCGCCGTCGAGAATCTCCCTGGCGAGATCGAGGTTCTGCACGAGACATTCATCGTTGTTGGTCGATGCCTGGCCTGGAGGATACGGCCAGAGGTTGCACGTCGACCGGCCGGCAAGCGGACCATACCCGACCCGAACCAGAGTGTCGCGGTCGATGGCCAGGGAGAGGGCGCGGCCCACGACCGGATCGCTCAGGAACGGGTGGGGGTTCGTCCCTCCGGCGTACTCCGACCGGAGTTCCCCCAGACTTGGATCCGGGTTCGTCTGGTTGAGCATGAGGCGCTCGACGGCGGTGGCGAAACCGGTGACGATGGATCCGCCTCCGCCCTCCGCCAGAGATTCCAGGACATCCGGTTCAATCTGGAGATTCCAGGCATAGTCCGCTTCGTTGAGCTGCAGCACGGCTCTTGCGGCAGCAGTGGCGTCACCGCCCCCCTGCATCATCACTTCGCCAAAATAGGGAACGCCGTAATCGACACCCCGGTACAGCGGATTGAACTCGTAGCGGACGGACTCGTTGCTGCTGAAATCGGCCACCACGTACGGTCCCGTGCCGATGGGCCGCTGGTTCGCTTCCGTACATCCCGCGGCCGACGCGCCCAGGCAGTCAGCGAACTGCGCAGCCTGGAGAATCGGACCGTTGTAGGTCACGAACGGGGAAAACGGGAATGACGTCGGTCCATCGAACGTGATGGTGACGGTCCGGTCATCGACGGCGTCAACCGAGCTTACGTTCGCGAACTTCGCCGCGTGGACGCAGCCGGCATCCGGCGCCGTGCAGTACCGCCAGGTGAATACGACATCTTCGGCCGTGCAGGGCGTTCCGTCGGACCAGACCACGTCCTCCCGAAGTGTCCAGGTAATCCGGGTCCGATCGGCCGAGACGCCGCCGTTGGCGAGAGTCGGAACCTTGTCGGCCAGAACCGGGACCAATTCCCCGTCGGGGTTGTACTCGGCCAGCGGCTCGATGACCA
The Acidobacteriota bacterium DNA segment above includes these coding regions:
- a CDS encoding ABC transporter substrate-binding protein — protein: MKRQALPPLCIPLILLIAGSGFAAAENLTCSDNSVAAGAVRTPEDVQAFVRCAHEYVQEMGFDEARRAFHEDDRWKSGSIYVFVDEVSPVSDQSRSLVYPRDPSREGQPWGLYVDVWGNDWYAEQYRLMTKFDEAWIYYASPHPETGEPAPKASFLKAIDWDGIPASIGAGIYRPDLPGNCRPEDVNAMDLAAEPSADRLQEFVRCAALELEANGYFASISLSADPRWTHKSIYVFGVDRHGKTLFSGDSSHEEWAYTDSELTSLNDRDDLSVAQAFGETFLYYKSLNPATRTKRRKMIFVKRVVSYGLPILVGAGYYLDRAGEGGMATLRYWQAPTILNPYLSRGTKEAEGASLVIEPLAEYNPDGELVPVLADKVPTLANGGVSADRTRITWTLREDVVWSDGTPCTAEDVVFTWRYCTAPDAGCVHAAKFANVSSVDAVDDRTVTITFDGPTSFPFSPFVTYNGPILQAAQFADCLGASAAGCTEANQRPIGTGPYVVADFSSNESVRYEFNPLYRGVDYGVPYFGEVMMQGGGDATAAARAVLQLNEADYAWNLQIEPDVLESLAEGGGGSIVTGFATAVERLMLNQTNPDPSLGELRSEYAGGTNPHPFLSDPVVGRALSLAIDRDTLVRVGYGPLAGRSTCNLWPYPPGQASTNNDECLVQNLDLAREILDGAGIVDSDGDGVRERNGVPLRILFQTSTNAVRQTTQEYIKGWWAEIGVETELKDVVASVFFGGDPESPDTVGKFYADVQMYTNGSSFVDPEGYLGAWVTSEIAGASNSFRGGNVQRFQSDEYDRVHAELRRTVDQERRDELTIALNDMLVQSYSIIPLIHRGYVSAHSNEIEGVRLNAWDSELWNFETWTRRK